Proteins found in one Streptococcus criceti HS-6 genomic segment:
- a CDS encoding ROK family protein — MGTVTEREKMLAGRLYDASDPELVDLRQQARVITRMFNAEEDEEQAQALLKTFFGKTGQNITVNPRFVCDYGSNIYVGENFYANYNCTFLDVCEIRIGDNVMFGPNCQLLTALHPLEAEERIKGKEFGSPITIGDNVWCGGGSTILPGVTLGDNVVVGAGSVVTKSFGDNVVIAGNPAQVIKDLTETSYLAIDIGGSAIKHALIDEQLTLTQEGQVPTPASLEEFWTSLTAIVDQYQDEIKAIAISCPGEISKNGRVYRGGLIPYLKNVPLAKDLSEQFSMPVTVLNDANAAALAETKSGVLKDSHCGAILVLGTGVGLGVVSENRLMTFPSRDLRSSVQDFRSNDESVWRQISHTLELNRIGIESLFSNAGSAVKFVEDASRLLGLEEADGRQVFQALEGEPPEALQELFETYCRDIAYLVLNLQTFLKVENLAIGGGISRQPLLVRTINEQYDKLFTSVLAFQHFEQLEIEAAANGNDANLIGAYLHLMVNRK; from the coding sequence GCGGGGCGACTCTATGATGCCTCCGATCCAGAATTAGTTGATTTACGTCAGCAGGCTAGGGTCATTACGCGGATGTTCAATGCTGAGGAAGATGAGGAGCAGGCTCAAGCCCTGCTCAAGACCTTCTTTGGTAAAACAGGGCAAAATATCACTGTTAATCCGCGCTTTGTTTGTGATTACGGTAGCAATATTTATGTTGGGGAAAATTTTTATGCCAACTATAATTGTACCTTTTTAGATGTTTGTGAAATTCGGATTGGCGATAATGTCATGTTTGGCCCCAACTGTCAGCTTCTGACAGCTCTTCATCCATTAGAGGCAGAAGAGCGTATCAAGGGGAAGGAATTTGGCAGTCCGATTACCATTGGTGATAATGTCTGGTGCGGTGGTGGTTCGACCATTTTACCGGGAGTGACCTTAGGAGACAATGTGGTTGTTGGGGCCGGCTCTGTGGTTACCAAATCTTTTGGTGACAATGTGGTTATCGCTGGAAATCCGGCTCAGGTCATTAAGGACTTGACAGAAACGAGCTACTTGGCCATTGATATCGGGGGCAGTGCAATCAAGCACGCTCTGATTGATGAACAGCTGACTCTGACACAAGAAGGACAAGTGCCAACACCAGCTAGTTTGGAAGAATTTTGGACCAGTTTGACAGCGATTGTTGACCAATATCAGGATGAGATTAAGGCCATTGCCATTTCTTGTCCGGGAGAAATTAGTAAGAATGGTAGGGTTTATCGCGGCGGTCTTATTCCTTATTTGAAAAATGTTCCTCTTGCCAAAGATTTATCTGAACAATTTTCAATGCCCGTAACAGTTCTCAATGATGCTAATGCAGCTGCTCTGGCAGAGACCAAGTCAGGCGTTCTCAAAGACAGTCACTGCGGGGCGATTCTCGTTCTGGGAACCGGTGTCGGTTTAGGTGTGGTTTCTGAGAATCGTCTGATGACTTTTCCGTCACGTGATTTGCGGTCTAGTGTCCAAGACTTTCGTTCTAATGATGAGTCAGTCTGGCGTCAAATCAGCCATACCTTAGAACTTAATCGGATTGGGATTGAGAGCCTCTTTTCCAATGCTGGTTCAGCAGTTAAGTTTGTTGAGGATGCTAGCCGACTCTTGGGGCTTGAGGAAGCTGATGGTAGACAAGTTTTCCAAGCTTTGGAGGGAGAACCGCCAGAGGCCTTGCAGGAACTTTTTGAGACCTATTGTCGAGACATTGCTTATCTTGTCCTTAATCTCCAAACTTTCCTCAAGGTGGAAAATTTAGCCATCGGTGGTGGCATCAGTAGGCAACCGCTTTTAGTTAGGACGATCAATGAGCAATATGATAAGCTCTTCACCAGTGTTCTTGCCTTCCAGCATTTTGAACAGTTGGAAATCGAAGCGGCTGCCAATGGTAACGATGCCAATCTCATCGGTGCCTACCTTCACCTGATGGTCAATCGAAAATAG
- the dprA gene encoding DNA-processing protein DprA, which translates to MNNFELFKLKKAGLTNLQILNILDYQKKVGKSLSLRDMAVVSQTSKAGHFMESYKHLDLKALRQQFNQFPSLSILDKEYPENLIQIYNPPVLLFYQGDLTLLDTPKLSIVGSRDCTNLGTKSVQKLIRELENHFVIVSGLARGIDTAAHIACLKNGGKTIAVIGTGLDIFYPKENRDLQEYLTKHHLVLTEYESGQAPLKFHFPERNRIIAGLSQGTVVVEAKQRSGSLITCERAMEEGRDVFAVPGNILDGRSDGCHHLIQEGAKCLMTGLDILEEYD; encoded by the coding sequence ATGAATAATTTTGAGCTCTTTAAACTCAAAAAGGCTGGTTTGACTAATCTGCAGATACTCAATATTCTGGACTATCAAAAAAAAGTTGGCAAATCTCTGTCTTTGCGGGATATGGCTGTTGTCTCCCAGACCAGCAAGGCAGGACATTTTATGGAAAGCTACAAGCATTTAGACCTCAAGGCCCTTCGCCAACAGTTTAATCAATTTCCTTCCCTGTCCATTTTGGATAAGGAATATCCCGAAAATTTGATCCAAATCTATAATCCGCCTGTTCTTCTGTTTTATCAGGGGGACTTAACCCTTTTGGATACCCCAAAGCTCTCTATAGTGGGGTCACGAGATTGCACCAATCTTGGAACTAAGTCTGTTCAAAAACTTATTAGAGAATTGGAAAATCATTTTGTTATTGTTTCCGGCTTGGCTAGGGGAATTGATACAGCAGCCCACATTGCCTGCCTGAAAAATGGCGGGAAAACCATCGCTGTTATCGGTACAGGATTGGATATTTTTTATCCAAAGGAAAATCGTGATTTGCAGGAATATTTGACTAAACACCATCTGGTCTTGACTGAATACGAATCTGGCCAAGCCCCTCTAAAATTCCATTTTCCCGAGCGTAATCGGATTATAGCAGGTCTCTCTCAGGGGACAGTTGTTGTTGAAGCCAAGCAGAGGTCGGGCAGCTTGATTACCTGTGAGCGCGCCATGGAAGAAGGGCGCGATGTCTTTGCTGTACCAGGTAATATTCTGGATGGACGTTCCGATGGCTGTCACCATCTGATTCAAGAAGGCGCTAAGTGTCTCATGACTGGCTTGGATATTCTGGAAGAATATGATTAA
- the topA gene encoding type I DNA topoisomerase produces MAVATKAKTSKKTTSKKATSKGKKRTTPKKNLVIVESPAKAKTIEKYLGRSYKVVASVGHIRDLKKSSMSIDFDNNYEPQYINIRGKGPLINDLKKEAKKAKQVFLASDPDREGEAISWHLAHILDLDEKGKNRVVFNEITKDAVKNAFVEPRAIDMDLVDAQQARRVLDRIVGYSISPLLWKKVKKGLSAGRVQSVALKLIIDRENEIKAFKPQEYWTIDGAFKKGNKKFQASFYGLDGKKLKLETNDDVKKVLAKITSDDFNVDKVEKKERRRNAPLPYTTSSMQQDAANKINFRTRKTMMVAQQLYEGISLGRGGQQGLITYMRTDSTRISPIAQNDAANFITDRFGAKYSRHGSRVRNSSGAQDAHEAIRPSSVFNTPESIAKYLNKDQLKLYTLIWNRFVASQMTAAVFDTMKVTLSQNGVTFTANGSQVKFDGYLAVYNDSDKNKMLPDMVQGDTVKKVSTSPEQHFTQPPARYSEATLIKTLEENGVGRPSTYAPTLETIQKRYYVRLVAKRFEPTELGEIVNNLIVEFFPDIVDVAFTAEMEDKLDAVEVGKEQWQRVVDEFYKPFEKELEKAEEGIEKIQIKDEPAGFDCDLCGHPMVIKLGRYGKFYACSNFPECHNTKAITKEIGVTCPTCGQGQVIERKTKRNRIFYGCDRYPDCEFTSWDLPVGRSCPKCDHYLVEKKVRGGGKQVVCSNTDCDYQEEKVK; encoded by the coding sequence ATGGCAGTAGCAACCAAGGCTAAAACTAGCAAAAAAACAACCAGTAAAAAAGCTACTAGTAAGGGAAAGAAGCGGACAACCCCCAAGAAAAACTTAGTGATCGTTGAGTCGCCAGCCAAGGCTAAAACCATTGAGAAGTATCTGGGACGAAGCTACAAGGTTGTTGCTTCTGTTGGACATATTCGGGATTTGAAGAAGTCTTCCATGTCCATTGATTTTGACAATAATTATGAACCGCAGTACATTAATATTCGTGGCAAGGGTCCTCTTATCAATGACTTAAAAAAAGAAGCTAAGAAGGCCAAACAAGTCTTTCTGGCTAGTGACCCGGACCGTGAAGGAGAAGCTATTTCTTGGCATTTAGCCCATATTCTGGACTTAGATGAAAAGGGCAAAAATCGGGTAGTTTTTAATGAAATTACCAAGGATGCTGTCAAAAATGCCTTCGTTGAGCCAAGGGCTATTGATATGGATTTGGTTGATGCCCAACAGGCCCGTCGGGTTTTAGATCGTATTGTTGGCTATTCTATTTCTCCGCTTTTGTGGAAGAAGGTCAAAAAAGGCCTGTCTGCTGGTCGAGTACAGTCTGTTGCCCTCAAACTGATTATTGATCGCGAAAATGAAATCAAGGCTTTTAAACCCCAAGAATACTGGACGATTGATGGGGCCTTCAAGAAGGGCAACAAGAAGTTTCAAGCTAGCTTCTATGGGTTGGATGGCAAGAAGTTAAAACTGGAAACCAATGATGATGTCAAAAAGGTTCTGGCCAAGATTACCAGTGATGACTTTAATGTTGATAAGGTTGAAAAGAAGGAGCGGCGTCGCAATGCTCCCTTACCTTATACGACTTCGTCTATGCAGCAGGATGCAGCTAATAAGATTAATTTTAGAACCCGCAAGACCATGATGGTAGCTCAGCAGCTCTATGAAGGAATCAGCCTAGGACGTGGCGGTCAGCAAGGCCTGATTACTTACATGCGTACGGACTCAACGCGGATTAGCCCCATAGCACAAAATGATGCGGCCAACTTTATCACCGATCGTTTTGGCGCTAAGTATTCTAGGCACGGCAGTAGGGTTCGCAATAGCTCCGGTGCTCAGGATGCTCACGAAGCTATTCGGCCGTCCAGTGTCTTCAATACACCGGAGTCTATTGCCAAGTACCTCAACAAGGATCAGCTCAAACTCTATACTCTGATTTGGAATCGTTTTGTGGCCAGTCAGATGACAGCAGCTGTCTTTGATACCATGAAGGTGACCTTGAGTCAAAATGGTGTCACCTTTACAGCCAACGGCAGTCAGGTCAAGTTTGACGGTTATTTAGCTGTTTACAACGACTCTGATAAAAATAAGATGCTGCCAGATATGGTACAAGGGGATACGGTTAAGAAAGTTTCTACCAGTCCTGAGCAGCATTTTACGCAGCCGCCTGCCCGTTATTCTGAAGCAACTTTGATTAAGACTTTGGAAGAAAACGGTGTTGGACGGCCATCAACCTATGCTCCCACTCTTGAAACCATCCAGAAGCGTTACTATGTTCGCCTAGTAGCTAAACGCTTTGAACCAACCGAATTAGGAGAAATTGTCAATAACCTGATTGTCGAATTCTTCCCAGATATTGTGGATGTGGCCTTTACGGCTGAAATGGAAGACAAGCTGGATGCTGTTGAGGTTGGTAAGGAGCAGTGGCAGAGGGTCGTTGATGAATTCTACAAGCCTTTTGAAAAGGAATTGGAAAAGGCTGAAGAAGGCATTGAAAAAATTCAAATCAAGGATGAGCCTGCCGGTTTTGACTGTGATCTCTGCGGCCACCCGATGGTCATTAAACTTGGCCGTTATGGTAAGTTCTATGCTTGCAGCAATTTTCCAGAATGTCACAATACCAAGGCTATCACTAAGGAAATTGGTGTGACTTGTCCGACCTGCGGTCAAGGTCAAGTCATCGAACGCAAGACCAAGCGCAATCGGATTTTCTATGGCTGTGATCGCTATCCTGATTGTGAATTTACTTCTTGGGATTTGCCAGTCGGACGTTCCTGTCCAAAGTGTGATCACTATCTTGTTGAAAAGAAGGTCCGGGGTGGTGGCAAACAGGTTGTTTGCAGCAATACTGACTGTGATTATCAAGAAGAAAAAGTGAAATAA